The genomic interval GTCGCACGCCGGGTAGCACACGACGTTGAGGGCGGTGAGGGGGCGGCCGCCCATGGCCCAGACGTCGGAGAGGGAGTTGGCCGCGGCAATCCGGCCGAAGAGGAAGGGGTCGTCGACGACCGGCGTGATGAAGTCCACGGTCTGCACCAGGGCCCGGCTCTCGTCCAGGAGGTAGACCCCTGCGTCGTCCCCGGTGTGGAGCCCCACGAGCACGCGGGAGTCCACGGGGACGTCCAGGGAGCCGAGCGCCGCGGCCAGGTCCCCTGGCCCGACCTTGGCCCCTCAGCCCGAGGCGCGGGAGAGCGCCGTCAGGCGCAGTTCGGGGCGGCCTTCCGACATGGCTTCCTCACGAGAGGGACACGACCCGATACGAGCCGGTCAGGGTCTCCACGGTGTCGTACATGTTCGAGACCTTCCCCACCCGCAGAGCGCCCTTCTTTCCCAGGAACTCCAGGCAGGTGCCGCAGCTGAGGATCTCGGTGCCCCCCCGCTCGAGCTCGGCGAGGGCTTCGAGCGCCTCGGACCCCTCGGTGGTGAGGAAGACCCCCCGGTTGAGGAAGAGGAGCTTCGCCGGGCGCCGGCTGGCCTGGCCCAGCGTGTTCAGGAAGGCCCGCAGGAGGATCTTCCCGAGCTCGGGCTCGGGGCCCAGCCCGTCCGACGCGATGAGCACCGCGGTGGCGGCCGGCTCTGGTGTCGCAGCGGCCCCGGGCCCGGCCAGGGCCTCGGCGCACGCGCCACCGCGCACAGCGGTGACGAGCCACCCCGCGCCGTCGTCCCGCACGTCCACGGCGCAGCCCTGGGACTCGGCGAACCGGCGCACGTTCTCCCGGGCCGCGGGATCGTCCACCCGCACCGAAACCGCCCCTGCGGGCGCCGCCCCCAGGGCCGCCTTGACCCGCAGCACCGGCTCGGGGCAGGCGAGCCCCCGGCAGTCGATCGTCTCCGCCATGTCGGCGATCCTCCTCTGGACATCCTTCGGTGGCACCCGCTCCCCGCATGCTACGGGCGCGGGCGCTGCGCCAGTCAAATCGGAATCGTCGATGGCCGGCGGCGCTTCCATCCGGCCTGACGATGCCGCCCCTCCTGGTTCCGCCTCTGGGAGGGAGCCGGCCCTCAGTGCAGGGCCTGGCCGAGATCCCACAGGACCGACCGGTGGGACGCGTGGCGCGCGCAGTAGTGGAAGACCACCGTGGTCCCCCCCTCGCCGGTCTGGATGCACTCCACCCGGGTCGGCCACACCGCCGATTCGAGCACGGTCTCGAGGCGCGCGCGAGCCAGCGGCTGGTCTGGCCCTAGGCGGACCTCCATAGTGCGCATCTCGCACGCCCCCAGGATGCGCCGCTCGATCCGCCCCAGGCCGGTGAGGGTCAGCACCGTCATCACCGCGGTCAGGAGGCCCAGGAGCGGAAAGCCCGCGCCCACCACCATCCCGATGGCCGCCACGAGCCAGATGGTGGCGGCCGTCGTGAGGCCGTACACCCCCCGGCCGCTGCGCAGGATCGCGCCCGCCCCCAAAAACCCCACCCCGGTCACGATCTGCGCCGCGATGCGGGTGGTCTCGTGGGGCCCTTCGGGCGAGAGATTCGGCATGAGCTCGGAGACGATGGTGAAGAGGGTCGCCCCCAGGCAAATGAGGATGTTCGTCCGCAGTCCGGCGGGCTTTCCCTTCCACTCCCGCTCCGCACCCACGATGGCGCCGCACAGGAAGGAGACGGTCATCCGGTAGGCCACCGGCCACAGTACCTGCCCGAGCTCGGGAAACGGAAATGCCGCGCCCATGCCCTCGTCCTTCCGCGCCTTGCCGGCGCCGCCCCGGAGAACCTCCCCTTCCTTCTACCAAGAACGCCCCCGGGGCACAACGGAGGGTTGACGAAGCGGCGCGATGGGGTACTCTGCCCACCCGGTCCCTCCGCTGCACCGAGGTGCGCGATGGAGTTCTCGAAAGAAGGTTGCGGCCCTCCCCTGTTCCTTCTTCCCGGTCTCGGCTGTGACGACCGCCTGTGGCAGCCTGTGGGAGCGCTGCTGCGGGACCGATTCACCCTGTTCTACCCCCGCACCTGGGGGCGGGCCAGCCTGCCCGAGGCCGCCGTCGAGCTCGCCGACCTCCTGGACGACGCGGCAGAAGGGTCGGCGGGCGTCGCGGGCCTCTCCATGGGGGGCTACCTGGCCCTGGAGCTCCTGCGCCTGGCACCCGAGAAGGTGCGGGCCGTGGCCC from Thermodesulfobacteriota bacterium carries:
- a CDS encoding MgtC/SapB family protein, producing MGAAFPFPELGQVLWPVAYRMTVSFLCGAIVGAEREWKGKPAGLRTNILICLGATLFTIVSELMPNLSPEGPHETTRIAAQIVTGVGFLGAGAILRSGRGVYGLTTAATIWLVAAIGMVVGAGFPLLGLLTAVMTVLTLTGLGRIERRILGACEMRTMEVRLGPDQPLARARLETVLESAVWPTRVECIQTGEGGTTVVFHYCARHASHRSVLWDLGQALH
- the yedF gene encoding sulfurtransferase-like selenium metabolism protein YedF, which produces MAETIDCRGLACPEPVLRVKAALGAAPAGAVSVRVDDPAARENVRRFAESQGCAVDVRDDGAGWLVTAVRGGACAEALAGPGAAATPEPAATAVLIASDGLGPEPELGKILLRAFLNTLGQASRRPAKLLFLNRGVFLTTEGSEALEALAELERGGTEILSCGTCLEFLGKKGALRVGKVSNMYDTVETLTGSYRVVSLS
- the selD gene encoding selenide, water dikinase SelD, whose translation is MSEGRPELRLTALSRASGUGAKVGPGDLAAALGSLDVPVDSRVLVGLHTGDDAGVYLLDESRALVQTVDFITPVVDDPFLFGRIAAANSLSDVWAMGGRPLTALNVVCYPACDVPPLVLAEILAGGALAVREAGASLLGGHTVDNPELVYGLAVTGLVDPARLLTNAGARPGDLLVLTKPLGLGLLATAVKAGLAAPEHARARGEVMAALNRPAGEL